In the genome of Macrobrachium nipponense isolate FS-2020 chromosome 34, ASM1510439v2, whole genome shotgun sequence, one region contains:
- the LOC135208011 gene encoding 5'-nucleotidase domain-containing protein 1-like, translating into MPERKIIFEYTETEPNVITATMVLQNVDDDDFSFREKIMKKKYYCKNNKRKKQQPFPNMDVFKFSDYDCIGFDLDNTICRYKIGEIMRLEYNLIADYLVNRYGYEQELLLPIDDDMDFLQKGLIMDIKRGNFLKCSDEGQILRATHGTRPMTQQEIVDTYGSERTWEPVLDFMRTLADPPVNGPSPPLLRSFKDYFDLPAAVACARAIDAQDSSEEGPLEEYDIWPDVHVAMCNMYRREHFRNDLGGFFPEIKANPDKYIYEASDKMKKWLRAINDHTFTFLISGSSIDYASMIAHYVLGPDWRDYFDMIICTAKKPGFFSGNRPFRQVEGADDAEEVPAHKLYIDETYSGGNWSDLLSLVKRESGVENPHCLYVGDHIAQDVVAPSLRGIDTVAIVEELAAEGMTGDSMSHDAGSDLMSMYWGSFFTTDGDHSVFGLDRINTLYGSVPLKHSRLAIPSIEAVARYPIKHQYEAFSPDTSGFFPGDPVILHF; encoded by the coding sequence ATGCCCGAAAGGAAAATCATTTTCGAGTACACTGAGACTGAACCGAACGTCATCACCGCAACCATGGTTCTTCAAAACGTAGATGATGATGACTTTTCCTTCAGGGAGAAAATCATGAAGAAGAAATATTACTGCAAAAACAACAAGAGGAAGAAGCAACAGCCATTCCCTAACATGGATGTCTTCAAATTTTCAGACTACGATTGCATTGGTTTTGACTTAGACAACACAATTTGCCGCTATAAAATTGGGGAAATAATGAGGCTCGAGTACAACCTTATCGCCGATTATTTAGTAAATCGCTATGGATACGAGCAGGAGCTTCTTCTTCCTATTGATGATGACATGGATTTCCTGCAGAAGGGCCTCATCATGGACATTAAGCGGGGGAACTTTCTGAAATGCTCCGACGAGGGTCAGATCCTCAGAGCAACACATGGGACCCGTCCTATGACTCAGCAAGAAATCGTAGACACGTATGGGTCTGAAAGGACGTGGGAACCCGTTCTTGATTTCATGAGAACGCTCGCTGACCCTCCTGTGAACGGTCCGAGTCCGCCTTTGCTTCGTTCATTCAAGGATTACTTCGATTTGCCTGCTGCAGTTGCTTGCGCCAGAGCTATTGATGCCCAGGACAGCTCGGAAGAAGGTCCCCTCGAGGAATATGACATTTGGCCTGATGTTCACGTTGCAATGTGCAACATGTACCGCCGGGAACATTTCCGGAATGACCTCGGTGGGTTCTTCCCTGAAATCAAAGCAAACCCTGATAAATATATCTACGAGGCGAGCGACAAGATGAAAAAGTGGCTACGGGCGATCAATGACCATACTTTCACATTCCTCATCTCTGGATCGAGCATTGATTATGCCTCTATGATTGCTCATTATGTTCTTGGACCTGATTGGAGAGATTATTTCGACATGATTATTTGCACGGCGAAAAAACCAGGATTCTTCTCGGGCAATCGTCCTTTCCGCCAGGTTGAAGGGGCGGATGATGCCGAAGAAGTTCCTGCTCATAAGCTGTACATTGACGAAACCTATTCTGGAGGCAACTGGTCAGATCTCCTGAGTTTAGTCAAACGCGAAAGCGGCGTTGAAAATCCTCACTGCCTGTACGTTGGCGACCACATTGCACAAGATGTTGTTGCTCCCTCCCTACGAGGCATTGACACCGTGGCGATAGTAGAGGAACTAGCGGCAGAGGGCATGACTGGTGATTCAATGAGCCATGATGCAGGTTCAGACCTTATGAGTATGTACTGGGGTTCATTCTTCACAACAGATGGAGACCACAGTGTGTTTGGCCTCGACCGTATTAATACTCTCTATGGTTCCGTACCACTGAAACATTCTAGGCTCGCAATCCCTAGCATTGAAGCGGTGGCGCGATATCCCATCAAACACCAGTATGAAGCCTTTAGTCCCGATACTTCTGGTTTCTTCCCTGGTGACCCTGTCATTCTCCACTTCTAA